In one window of Chitinophagales bacterium DNA:
- the dnaJ gene encoding molecular chaperone DnaJ: MSKRDYYEILGVSKSATADEIKKSYRKVAMQYHPDRNPGDKAAEEKFKEAAEAYEVLSDADKRAKYDRYGHAAFGPGTGGGGFHNSNMEDIFSQFGDIFGDDLFGSFFGGGGGGRRGGGTSRARGARGSNLRIKLKLNFEEIAKGVTKNVKVKKHVVCGTCNGSGAKDKNSVQTCGTCGGNGQVRKVTNTFLGQMQTVTTCPTCNGEGTTVTAKCGSCKGEGRVYGEETITIDIPAGVQEGMQLSMSGKGNAGERGGMAGDLLIQIEEEPHAELKRDGLNVAFDLHISFPEAAFGTNVEVPTIDGRAKIKIPAGTQSGKIFRLKGKGFPEVQGYSKGDQLIYVNVWTPQELSSEEKAMLEKLANSPNFKPRPDKNDKGFFERVREAFS, encoded by the coding sequence ATGAGTAAAAGAGATTATTACGAAATACTGGGCGTAAGCAAGTCGGCTACGGCAGATGAGATCAAGAAGTCTTACCGTAAGGTGGCGATGCAATATCATCCGGACAGAAACCCGGGCGATAAAGCAGCGGAAGAGAAATTCAAAGAAGCAGCTGAAGCTTACGAAGTATTGAGTGATGCAGATAAGCGTGCGAAATACGATCGCTATGGTCATGCGGCATTTGGTCCGGGCACAGGCGGTGGTGGTTTCCACAACAGCAATATGGAAGATATCTTCAGTCAGTTTGGAGATATTTTCGGTGATGATTTATTCGGTTCTTTCTTCGGCGGCGGTGGCGGCGGAAGAAGAGGTGGTGGTACATCACGTGCGCGTGGTGCAAGAGGTAGTAATCTGCGCATCAAACTCAAATTGAATTTTGAAGAGATTGCCAAAGGGGTTACCAAGAATGTGAAGGTGAAGAAGCACGTGGTGTGTGGCACTTGTAATGGCAGCGGCGCAAAAGATAAGAACAGTGTACAAACCTGTGGTACTTGTGGTGGTAACGGACAAGTGAGAAAAGTGACCAATACTTTCCTCGGACAAATGCAAACAGTAACGACTTGTCCAACTTGTAATGGAGAGGGTACAACAGTAACTGCTAAGTGTGGATCATGTAAAGGTGAAGGAAGGGTTTACGGAGAAGAAACAATCACGATTGATATCCCGGCAGGTGTACAGGAAGGCATGCAGTTAAGCATGAGTGGAAAGGGTAATGCAGGTGAGCGTGGCGGTATGGCTGGTGATTTACTGATTCAGATTGAAGAAGAACCACATGCAGAATTAAAGCGAGATGGATTAAATGTGGCTTTCGATCTGCACATCTCTTTCCCTGAAGCTGCATTTGGTACTAATGTGGAAGTGCCTACGATTGATGGCAGAGCCAAGATCAAGATACCTGCAGGTACACAGAGTGGCAAGATATTCCGTTTGAAAGGCAAGGGTTTCCCTGAAGTGCAAGGGTATAGCAAGGGTGATCAATTGATCTATGTGAATGTGTGGACACCGCAAGAACTGAGCAGCGAAGAAAAAGCAATGTTGGAGAAACTGGCGAATAGTCCCAATTTCAAACCCAGACCGGATAAAAATGATAAAGGCTTTTTTGAAAGAGTCAGAGAAGCTTTCAGTTAA
- the hpt gene encoding hypoxanthine phosphoribosyltransferase → MKIQLHDKTFQPYITEQEIQEKVKALAAQLDQEYAGKKPLFIAILNGSFMFAADLFKYLSIEAEICFIKLASYKGTKSSGHVITAIGLDTDVTGRDVIILEDIIDTGKTMSEFLPQLQNQQPKSIKIAVLLHKPEATVYPVPVDYCCFTIPNRFVLGYGLDYDGYGRNIKEIYQLEG, encoded by the coding sequence ATGAAAATTCAACTCCACGATAAAACCTTTCAACCTTATATCACAGAGCAAGAGATTCAGGAAAAAGTAAAAGCACTGGCTGCGCAATTAGATCAGGAATATGCAGGCAAGAAGCCTTTGTTCATTGCGATTCTGAATGGCTCTTTCATGTTCGCCGCCGACCTGTTCAAATACTTAAGCATTGAAGCAGAAATCTGTTTCATCAAATTGGCTTCTTACAAAGGCACTAAATCAAGCGGACACGTCATCACTGCTATCGGTTTGGACACAGATGTTACCGGCCGCGATGTCATTATTCTGGAAGATATTATTGATACCGGTAAAACCATGAGTGAGTTCTTACCGCAATTGCAAAACCAACAGCCGAAATCAATCAAGATTGCTGTTCTCTTACACAAACCGGAAGCAACTGTCTATCCTGTTCCGGTCGACTATTGCTGCTTCACCATCCCCAACAGATTTGTATTGGGTTATGGATTGGATTACGATGGCTATGGCCGAAACATCAAAGAGATTTATCAATTAGAAGGATAA
- a CDS encoding GIY-YIG nuclease family protein — protein MCYNVYILYSASADRYYIGQTADIEDRIKRHNAGNEKATAPYTPWQVVWTTQKATRAEAMQLEKKLKNLSRIRLQAFIEKYS, from the coding sequence ATGTGCTATAATGTCTACATACTTTACTCAGCAAGTGCCGATCGTTATTACATTGGGCAAACTGCGGACATTGAAGACCGCATAAAAAGACACAACGCTGGCAACGAAAAAGCAACGGCGCCTTATACCCCATGGCAAGTGGTTTGGACAACACAGAAAGCGACCAGAGCCGAAGCGATGCAATTGGAGAAAAAGCTGAAAAATTTATCTCGCATACGATTACAAGCATTCATTGAAAAATACAGCTGA
- a CDS encoding peroxiredoxin — protein MSIQVGQAAPAFTLYDTDKNKVALADLKGKNVVVLFFPLAFTGVCTTELCNVRDNIAVYNNTNATVLGVSVDSLFTLGKFKAEQNLNFPLLSDFNKDAAKAFGVLYETFPAFEMQGVSKRAAFVIDAEGVVRYAEVCPTPGDLPDFAAIQQTLSTLA, from the coding sequence ATGAGTATTCAAGTTGGACAGGCTGCGCCTGCATTTACCCTGTATGATACCGATAAGAACAAAGTAGCCCTTGCTGATCTGAAAGGCAAGAACGTGGTGGTATTGTTCTTTCCATTAGCTTTTACTGGTGTTTGTACGACTGAACTGTGTAATGTGCGTGATAATATCGCTGTGTACAACAATACCAATGCCACTGTATTGGGTGTATCAGTAGATTCACTGTTTACACTGGGCAAGTTCAAGGCTGAGCAGAACCTGAACTTTCCTTTGTTGAGCGATTTCAACAAGGATGCTGCCAAGGCTTTTGGTGTATTGTATGAGACTTTCCCCGCTTTTGAAATGCAGGGTGTAAGCAAGCGTGCTGCGTTTGTGATTGATGCTGAGGGTGTTGTGCGCTACGCGGAAGTTTGTCCTACGCCTGGCGACCTGCCTGATTTCGCAGCTATCCAGCAGACTTTGTCAACACTGGCTTAA
- a CDS encoding GIY-YIG nuclease family protein produces MCYNVYILYSESADRYYIGQTADIDDRIKRHNAGSEKATAPYTPWQLVWTTQKATRAEAMQLEKKLKNLSRMRLQAFIEKYSE; encoded by the coding sequence ATGTGCTATAATGTCTACATACTTTATTCTGAAAGCGCTGATCGTTATTACATCGGTCAAACTGCGGACATTGATGACCGCATAAAAAGACACAATGCTGGTAGCGAAAAAGCAACTGCTCCTTATACCCCATGGCAATTAGTTTGGACAACACAGAAAGCGACCAGAGCCGAAGCGATGCAGTTGGAGAAAAAGTTGAAGAATTTATCTCGCATGAGATTACAAGCATTCATTGAAAAATACAGCGAATAA
- a CDS encoding T9SS type A sorting domain-containing protein — protein MKQIYLLFLAAFLCSGTVDRGYDAFVDLQPKLSKFYPNPATTVINFELDKTVDNSYILQVYSFIGKKMTEVKLGDAKVLINLNEYQRGLYIYQIKDRTGRIVDSGKFQVVK, from the coding sequence ATGAAGCAAATCTACTTACTCTTTTTAGCCGCTTTTCTCTGTTCCGGTACTGTTGACCGGGGCTATGATGCTTTTGTGGATTTGCAACCCAAACTGAGTAAGTTTTATCCCAACCCTGCTACTACCGTCATCAATTTTGAATTGGATAAAACCGTAGACAACAGTTATATACTGCAGGTCTATAGTTTTATTGGTAAGAAGATGACTGAGGTAAAGCTGGGTGATGCAAAAGTGCTGATTAACCTCAACGAATACCAGCGTGGTTTATACATCTACCAGATTAAAGACAGAACCGGACGCATTGTAGACTCCGGTAAGTTTCAGGTAGTGAAATAA
- a CDS encoding acetyl-CoA carboxylase carboxyltransferase subunit alpha, translating into MPQYPNRQFLDFEQPIKELYEQIDATKKLAEKNPKIDYTATLAQLEQSILDRRKDITASLTPWQKVQLSRHPDRPYTLKYIDKMCTNFVELHGDRGVKDDKAMVGGFAQLDGETVMIIGQQKGINTKMRQLRNFGMANPEGYRKALRLMKLAEKFDKPIITLIDTPGAYPGLEAEERGQGEAIARNIYEMIRLKVPVICVIIGEGASGGAFGIGVGDRTLMMENTWYTVISPESCSSILWRSWDKKEVAAEQLKLTAKDMHGFGLVDEVVEEPVGGAHWDYDEAGALLKKHILKALNEAKQMQPAERVNYRIEKYGKMGFWEEVPMAAQ; encoded by the coding sequence ATGCCCCAGTACCCCAACAGACAATTTCTTGATTTCGAACAACCTATCAAGGAATTATACGAGCAGATCGATGCTACCAAAAAGCTCGCAGAAAAGAATCCCAAGATAGATTATACGGCTACGCTGGCCCAGCTGGAACAATCCATTCTGGACCGCAGAAAAGACATCACCGCTTCACTCACGCCCTGGCAGAAAGTGCAGCTGAGCCGTCATCCGGATCGTCCCTACACACTCAAGTACATCGATAAAATGTGCACCAATTTCGTAGAGCTGCATGGCGACCGCGGTGTAAAAGACGATAAAGCCATGGTGGGTGGTTTTGCTCAATTGGATGGCGAAACCGTGATGATCATCGGTCAGCAAAAAGGGATCAATACCAAAATGCGTCAGCTGCGCAATTTCGGTATGGCCAATCCGGAAGGTTATCGCAAAGCACTGCGCTTGATGAAGCTGGCAGAGAAATTCGATAAGCCCATCATTACTTTAATTGATACCCCAGGTGCTTATCCCGGACTGGAAGCAGAAGAGCGCGGTCAGGGTGAAGCCATTGCCCGTAATATCTATGAAATGATTCGCCTGAAAGTACCTGTGATCTGTGTGATCATTGGAGAAGGTGCATCGGGTGGTGCATTTGGTATTGGTGTGGGCGATAGAACCCTGATGATGGAGAATACTTGGTACACGGTGATCTCTCCGGAAAGCTGTAGTTCCATTCTCTGGCGCAGCTGGGATAAAAAAGAAGTGGCTGCTGAACAGTTGAAACTTACGGCCAAGGATATGCATGGTTTTGGTCTCGTAGATGAGGTGGTAGAAGAGCCTGTAGGCGGCGCACATTGGGATTATGATGAAGCAGGCGCCTTGCTGAAGAAACATATCCTGAAAGCGCTGAACGAAGCCAAGCAAATGCAGCCAGCAGAAAGAGTAAACTATCGTATTGAAAAATATGGCAAAATGGGCTTCTGGGAAGAAGTACCCATGGCCGCACAATAA
- a CDS encoding fasciclin domain-containing protein, producing the protein MKKILTLLLGVVTLAQVSAQNMEKTVEVGGAPMYPSKNIVENAVNSKDHTTLVAAVKAAGLVETLMSAGPFTVFAPTNAAFGKLPAGTVETLVKPENKSTLTKILTYHVVAGKLDAKTIAAKIKEGNGTAVLTTVQGSTLRVSMKGKNVVLTDEKGGTAIVTIKDVYQSNGVIHVIDTVVMPG; encoded by the coding sequence ATGAAAAAAATCCTCACATTGCTGTTGGGTGTAGTAACACTGGCACAGGTTAGCGCGCAGAACATGGAAAAAACTGTTGAAGTGGGTGGTGCACCTATGTATCCATCTAAGAACATTGTAGAAAACGCAGTTAACTCAAAAGACCATACCACATTGGTAGCTGCAGTAAAAGCTGCCGGTTTGGTAGAAACTTTAATGAGTGCTGGTCCGTTCACCGTATTTGCACCAACTAACGCAGCATTTGGCAAATTACCTGCAGGTACTGTAGAAACACTGGTGAAGCCTGAGAACAAGAGCACGCTCACAAAAATCCTGACTTACCATGTAGTAGCAGGCAAGCTGGATGCAAAAACAATTGCAGCAAAAATTAAGGAAGGTAATGGCACAGCCGTATTAACTACGGTACAAGGCAGTACACTTCGTGTATCTATGAAGGGCAAGAATGTGGTATTGACTGATGAGAAAGGTGGTACAGCTATTGTGACCATTAAAGATGTGTACCAGAGCAACGGTGTGATCCATGTGATTGATACCGTTGTGATGCCAGGGTAG
- a CDS encoding nucleotide exchange factor GrpE: MEEKELHQENGQNGAETAEQPELGINADENAAGTTHLNEPVAEENELDQLRQELQEQKDKYLRLMAEFDNFRRRTAKERLELIQTAGKEVIASMLEVLDDCDRAEKQLQANADAEQVKTGVQLVFNKLRSNLQSKGLKVMETKGTDFDADMHEAITEIPAPTPDLAGKVVDEVEKGYYLNDKIIRFAKVVVGK; encoded by the coding sequence ATGGAAGAGAAAGAATTACACCAAGAGAACGGACAAAATGGTGCTGAAACGGCAGAGCAGCCTGAGTTGGGTATTAATGCTGACGAAAATGCAGCCGGAACCACCCATTTGAATGAACCTGTGGCAGAGGAAAATGAACTGGATCAATTGCGTCAGGAATTGCAGGAGCAGAAGGATAAATACCTGCGCCTGATGGCTGAGTTCGATAATTTCCGCCGCAGAACTGCTAAGGAGCGTTTGGAGCTGATTCAAACAGCCGGTAAGGAAGTGATTGCTTCCATGCTGGAAGTATTGGATGATTGCGATCGTGCGGAAAAGCAATTGCAAGCCAATGCGGATGCAGAGCAGGTAAAGACAGGTGTGCAACTGGTGTTTAATAAGCTGCGCAGCAATTTGCAGTCAAAAGGTTTGAAAGTGATGGAAACCAAGGGTACTGATTTTGATGCAGACATGCACGAGGCCATTACCGAGATTCCTGCACCAACACCTGATCTGGCTGGCAAAGTAGTAGATGAAGTAGAGAAGGGCTATTATCTGAATGATAAGATCATTCGTTTTGCCAAAGTGGTGGTAGGAAAATAA
- a CDS encoding 4-hydroxy-tetrahydrodipicolinate synthase, protein MSLTNVLRGTGVALVTPFQQDGSVDYAALDKLIDFVLAGGVEYLVTLGTTGETPTLDKAEKKAVANFTFDKVAGKVPVVIGIGGNNTKELLHDLESFPVERAVAVLSASPYYNKPSQEGLFEHYKALAAASAKPLILYNVPGRTGRNLNASTTIRLAKEVPNIAGIKEASGDMTQCMQILRDKPEGFLVVSGDDNLVLPQIACGMDGVISVAANCFPKDFSNMTRAALAGDYATARSLHYKLLQGYDLLFAENNPAGVKAFLAELNIIQNVLRLPCTPLSAGLHQQLKAYLQSL, encoded by the coding sequence ATGTCGTTGACCAATGTTTTACGTGGAACCGGTGTAGCACTGGTAACCCCTTTTCAGCAAGATGGCAGTGTAGATTATGCTGCACTGGATAAGCTGATTGATTTTGTATTGGCCGGTGGTGTAGAATACCTCGTTACTTTAGGTACTACCGGTGAAACACCCACATTGGATAAGGCAGAGAAAAAAGCTGTCGCCAATTTCACCTTCGATAAGGTAGCAGGCAAAGTGCCAGTAGTGATTGGCATTGGCGGTAACAATACCAAAGAACTTTTGCATGATCTGGAAAGCTTTCCTGTTGAGCGTGCAGTGGCGGTATTGAGTGCATCACCTTATTACAATAAGCCATCACAAGAAGGTTTGTTTGAACATTATAAAGCATTGGCAGCCGCATCGGCCAAGCCCTTGATCTTATACAATGTGCCCGGCAGAACAGGTAGAAACCTGAATGCATCTACTACTATTCGTTTGGCGAAAGAAGTCCCCAATATTGCCGGTATCAAAGAAGCTAGCGGCGATATGACGCAGTGCATGCAGATCCTGCGCGATAAGCCCGAAGGATTTTTAGTAGTAAGTGGAGATGATAACCTGGTATTGCCACAGATCGCTTGCGGTATGGATGGCGTGATCAGCGTTGCGGCTAACTGTTTCCCCAAGGATTTCAGCAATATGACCCGCGCTGCATTGGCCGGTGATTATGCAACAGCGAGAAGTCTGCACTATAAATTATTGCAAGGCTATGACCTGCTCTTTGCAGAAAACAATCCTGCCGGTGTAAAAGCATTCTTAGCTGAGTTGAACATTATTCAAAATGTATTGCGTTTACCTTGTACACCACTCAGTGCAGGTTTACATCAGCAGTTGAAGGCTTACTTGCAATCACTCTAA
- a CDS encoding SAM-dependent chlorinase/fluorinase, protein MPILTLTTDIGQRDFLVGAIKGQFLTLDTAYSIQDITHYLPQANYLHAAYICKNAAHHFPQNSFHLILLNLYETTPTHLLMARFKGHYFVCPDNGILTMITGQVPKEMVSIPVQKGGRLLDITEAAAKAITAVAHTDDLSVAGEAPAGITEKYVLRPTVGPDWMEGQVLFIDNFENVVINITREEFEEHRKGRSFKIVFTRNEVIDTLSEHYAAVAENEKMAWFNSAGYLEIAVNRGNMAGLFGLQGYNEASQQLPTNQQNKWFYQTVRVYFE, encoded by the coding sequence ATGCCTATTCTTACGCTTACGACTGATATTGGTCAGCGCGATTTCCTCGTTGGTGCCATCAAAGGGCAATTTCTGACATTGGATACTGCCTACAGTATCCAGGATATCACGCATTACCTGCCTCAAGCCAATTACCTGCATGCGGCATACATCTGTAAGAACGCAGCCCACCATTTTCCGCAAAACAGTTTTCACCTTATTCTGCTGAATTTATACGAAACAACGCCAACGCATTTGTTGATGGCGCGTTTCAAGGGGCATTATTTTGTTTGTCCTGATAATGGTATTCTCACCATGATCACCGGACAGGTGCCCAAAGAAATGGTCTCCATACCTGTGCAAAAGGGTGGAAGACTGTTGGATATTACCGAAGCAGCTGCCAAAGCCATTACAGCGGTGGCGCATACGGATGATTTAAGTGTGGCCGGTGAAGCGCCTGCAGGCATTACCGAGAAATATGTGTTGCGCCCAACGGTTGGGCCCGATTGGATGGAGGGGCAGGTACTCTTTATTGATAATTTCGAGAACGTTGTCATCAATATCACCCGCGAAGAGTTTGAAGAACACCGCAAGGGCCGTTCTTTCAAGATCGTCTTCACCAGAAATGAAGTAATCGATACCCTGAGCGAGCATTATGCCGCAGTAGCGGAAAACGAGAAAATGGCCTGGTTCAATTCTGCAGGCTATCTCGAAATCGCAGTTAATCGCGGAAATATGGCCGGATTGTTCGGCTTACAAGGCTATAATGAAGCCAGTCAGCAATTGCCTACCAACCAGCAAAACAAGTGGTTTTATCAGACCGTTAGGGTTTACTTCGAGTAG
- the lpdA gene encoding dihydrolipoyl dehydrogenase gives MAYDVIVLGSGPGGYPAAIRASQLGFKVAIIEKESLGGICLNWGCIPTKALLKSAQVYEYMKHSAAYGIQASGVQHDFGAVVGRSRGVADKMSKGVNFLMKKNKIDVIMGYGKVKGKGQIEVSAADGSKQIVEGKYIIIATGGRSRELPNLKQDGQKVIGYREAMVLPQQPKSMIIVGSGAIGVEFAYFYNSMGTKVTIVEFMPRIVPVEDEDVSKELEKQYKKQGIEIMTNASVEAVDTSGAGVRAKVKTQAGEVVLEADVVLSAVGVVANIENIGLEESGIKTEKGKIVVDKFGQTSLPGVFAIGDCTPGQALAHVASKEGINAAEYIGYMEKKIHHAPEAMDYGNIPGCTYCTPEIASVGMTEKAAREAGYEVKVGKFPFMASGKASAAGATEGFVKVIYDAKYGEFLGCHMIGANVTEMIAEAVTARKLETTAHEILNAVHPHPTMSEALKEATAVAYGEAIDI, from the coding sequence ATGGCATATGACGTAATTGTGCTGGGTAGTGGTCCCGGCGGTTATCCGGCAGCTATCCGCGCTTCACAGCTTGGTTTCAAAGTGGCGATCATTGAGAAAGAGAGCTTGGGTGGTATCTGTTTGAACTGGGGTTGTATCCCAACAAAAGCACTCTTGAAAAGTGCGCAGGTATATGAATATATGAAGCACAGTGCTGCTTATGGTATTCAAGCAAGTGGTGTGCAGCACGATTTTGGTGCAGTAGTAGGCCGCAGCCGTGGTGTTGCTGATAAGATGAGCAAGGGTGTGAACTTCCTGATGAAGAAGAACAAGATCGATGTGATCATGGGTTATGGTAAAGTGAAGGGTAAGGGTCAGATTGAAGTAAGCGCAGCTGATGGAAGCAAGCAAATTGTAGAAGGTAAATACATCATCATTGCTACCGGTGGTCGCAGCCGTGAACTGCCTAACCTGAAGCAAGATGGTCAGAAAGTGATTGGCTATCGCGAAGCAATGGTATTGCCACAACAGCCTAAGAGCATGATCATCGTTGGTAGTGGTGCGATAGGTGTGGAGTTTGCTTATTTCTACAATAGCATGGGTACCAAAGTAACCATCGTAGAATTCATGCCACGCATTGTGCCTGTGGAAGATGAAGATGTATCTAAAGAGTTGGAAAAGCAATACAAGAAGCAGGGCATTGAAATCATGACCAATGCTTCTGTAGAAGCGGTAGATACTTCCGGTGCCGGTGTTCGTGCGAAAGTAAAAACACAAGCGGGTGAAGTAGTATTGGAAGCTGATGTGGTATTGAGTGCAGTAGGTGTGGTAGCCAATATTGAAAACATTGGTCTGGAAGAGAGCGGTATCAAAACTGAAAAAGGAAAGATCGTTGTAGATAAGTTTGGTCAGACTTCATTGCCTGGCGTATTCGCTATTGGCGATTGCACACCTGGTCAGGCTTTGGCACACGTGGCCAGCAAAGAAGGTATCAATGCTGCTGAATACATTGGTTATATGGAGAAGAAAATCCACCATGCTCCTGAAGCCATGGATTATGGCAATATCCCGGGCTGTACCTATTGTACACCAGAGATTGCTAGCGTGGGTATGACAGAGAAAGCTGCCCGTGAAGCAGGTTATGAAGTGAAGGTTGGTAAGTTCCCATTCATGGCCAGCGGTAAAGCCAGCGCAGCCGGTGCTACTGAAGGTTTCGTGAAAGTGATCTACGATGCCAAGTATGGCGAATTCCTGGGTTGTCACATGATTGGTGCCAACGTTACAGAAATGATTGCCGAAGCAGTTACTGCGCGTAAGTTGGAAACAACAGCACACGAGATCCTGAATGCTGTTCACCCGCACCCAACCATGAGTGAGGCGCTGAAAGAAGCAACAGCTGTTGCTTATGGTGAAGCCATCGATATCTAA
- a CDS encoding SDR family oxidoreductase — protein MSVFQDKVVVITGGSDGIGKALVETFVELGAKVATCGRNYDKLYHVKSLCPGKPLLIHTADVSKEADCRSFIDAVINYYGTIDILINNAGVSMRSQVKDVELDTIRRVMDINFWGTVYCTKFALPHILKNKGTVVGVSSIAGYRGLPGRSGYSASKFAVNGWLEALRTELLESGVNVMWVCPGFTTSNIRNVALNKEGKPQGESPMDESKMMSSEECAQHIIKAIEKRKRTLVLTFTGKQTVFLNRFFPSLADKMVRKFFFKNGELVK, from the coding sequence ATGTCTGTATTTCAGGATAAAGTAGTGGTGATTACCGGTGGTTCTGATGGAATTGGAAAAGCACTGGTTGAAACATTTGTGGAGTTAGGCGCCAAAGTGGCTACCTGTGGACGTAACTATGATAAACTCTATCATGTAAAATCTTTGTGTCCCGGTAAGCCTTTACTCATTCATACGGCTGATGTGAGTAAGGAAGCTGATTGCAGAAGTTTTATTGATGCTGTCATCAATTATTATGGCACGATAGATATCCTCATCAACAATGCCGGTGTGTCCATGCGTTCACAAGTGAAGGATGTGGAGTTGGATACGATTCGTCGTGTGATGGACATCAATTTCTGGGGTACAGTGTATTGCACCAAATTCGCCCTGCCGCATATCTTGAAAAACAAAGGCACAGTAGTAGGTGTGTCATCTATTGCAGGCTATCGCGGCTTGCCCGGCAGAAGTGGTTACTCTGCTTCCAAGTTTGCGGTGAATGGTTGGTTAGAAGCATTGCGTACAGAATTGTTAGAGTCTGGTGTAAATGTGATGTGGGTTTGTCCCGGCTTTACCACTTCCAATATTCGCAATGTAGCATTGAACAAGGAAGGCAAACCACAGGGTGAATCGCCCATGGATGAGAGCAAGATGATGAGTTCTGAGGAATGTGCCCAGCACATCATCAAAGCCATTGAAAAGCGTAAGCGCACCCTGGTCTTAACCTTTACAGGTAAGCAAACTGTATTCCTGAATCGTTTCTTCCCTTCACTGGCGGATAAAATGGTCCGCAAGTTTTTCTTCAAAAACGGTGAGTTGGTGAAATAA
- a CDS encoding class I SAM-dependent rRNA methyltransferase: protein MTKVYLRRKIAPRIANGHPWIFGNEVDRISGEVKPGDIVDVYYGDEKYCGRGYINPKSQIMVRLLTRKQETIDEQFFHNRIARAWQYRKNLGYTENCRLIFGEADEMPALIIDKFNDYFVLQTLSFGMDQFKPYIVNALNSIFQPKGIYERNDVPVRELEGLTQIKGFLSEPFDPNIIINENGLKFHVDVEHGQKTGYFLDQQDNRRAIQHIVKGADVLGAFTYTGTFEIHAGHYGAKSVLGLDISEQAVAQANRNAALNGLDNIVRFEAMNAFDVLKQWGKDGRQYDVVMLDPPAFTKSRESIQKAITGYKEINLRGMKLIRNGGFLVTSSCTNLVQKDLFLDIIDMAAKDARKKIRQVVFQAQSSDHPIVWGLENTHYLKFLIVEVCDR from the coding sequence ATGACCAAAGTGTATTTGCGTAGAAAGATTGCTCCCAGAATCGCCAACGGACACCCCTGGATTTTTGGCAACGAAGTTGACCGCATCAGCGGTGAAGTAAAACCCGGCGATATTGTAGATGTGTATTATGGCGATGAGAAGTATTGCGGCCGCGGTTATATCAACCCAAAATCGCAGATCATGGTGCGCCTGCTCACCCGCAAACAGGAAACCATTGATGAGCAATTTTTCCATAACCGCATTGCACGTGCCTGGCAGTATCGCAAGAACTTAGGCTATACAGAAAACTGCAGACTCATTTTCGGCGAAGCCGATGAAATGCCCGCACTCATCATCGATAAGTTCAATGATTATTTCGTGTTGCAGACCTTGTCTTTTGGCATGGACCAGTTCAAGCCATATATCGTGAATGCACTCAACAGCATTTTTCAACCAAAGGGCATTTACGAAAGAAATGATGTGCCAGTTAGAGAGTTGGAAGGCTTAACACAGATCAAAGGATTTTTATCTGAGCCATTCGATCCCAATATCATCATCAATGAAAATGGATTGAAATTTCATGTAGATGTTGAGCACGGACAGAAGACCGGTTATTTCTTGGATCAACAAGACAATCGACGTGCCATCCAACATATCGTCAAAGGTGCTGATGTCTTAGGCGCATTTACCTACACCGGTACTTTTGAAATTCATGCTGGCCATTATGGTGCCAAGTCTGTGTTGGGACTTGATATCAGCGAGCAAGCAGTGGCACAAGCCAATCGTAATGCAGCTTTGAACGGACTCGACAATATTGTACGCTTTGAAGCCATGAATGCATTTGATGTATTGAAGCAATGGGGCAAGGATGGCAGACAGTATGATGTGGTGATGCTTGATCCGCCAGCATTTACCAAGAGCAGAGAAAGTATTCAGAAAGCCATAACAGGTTATAAAGAAATCAACCTGCGTGGCATGAAACTGATTCGCAATGGCGGCTTTCTTGTTACCAGCAGTTGTACCAATCTGGTGCAGAAAGATCTGTTCTTAGACATCATTGATATGGCGGCGAAAGATGCACGCAAGAAAATCAGGCAAGTGGTGTTTCAAGCGCAATCGAGCGACCATCCCATTGTGTGGGGATTGGAGAATACGCATTACTTGAAATTCTTGATTGTGGAAGTGTGCGACAGATAA